From the genome of Pseudochaenichthys georgianus unplaced genomic scaffold, fPseGeo1.2 scaffold_1991_arrow_ctg1, whole genome shotgun sequence, one region includes:
- the med27 gene encoding mediator of RNA polymerase II transcription subunit 27: SPVSLLLSVLLSPVSLLLSVLLSVSLSELERLSGLVGRPSESHPLHNSGLLSLDPVQDKTPLYSQLLQAYKWSNKLQYHAGLASSLLNQQSLKRSANQMGASAKRRPKVQPSTLVLPPQYVDDVISRIGRMFPDLTIELFRPNGTSAVLLVTLGKVLKAIVVMRSLFIDRTIVRGFNENVYTEDGKLDIWSKSQYQVFQKVTDHATTALLHYQLPQMPDVVVRSFMTWLRSYIKLFQSPCQRCGRFLQDGLPPTWRDFRTLEAFHDTCRM; this comes from the exons tcacctgtctctctcctcctgtctgtcctcctctcacctgtctctctcctcctgtctgtcctcctgtctgtctctctcagtGAGCTGGAGCGTCTCAGTGGTCTCGTTGGTCGTCCCTCAGAGTCTCACCCTCTGCACAACAGTGGGCTCCTGAGTCTGGATCCGGTCCAAGATAAAACTCCCCTGTACTCCCAGCTGCTGCAGGCCTACAAGTGGTCCAACAAG ttgcaGTATCATGCTGGCTTGGCCTCCAGTTTGTTGAACCAGCAGTCACTCAAACGATCGGCCAATCAGATGGGAGCTTCAGCCAAGAGACGACCCAAAGTCCAACCCAGTACCCTGGTACTGCCTCCTCA GTACGTGGATGATGTCATCTCGAGGATCGGCAGGATGTTTCCTGATCTGACCATCGAGCTGTTCAGACCCAACGGGAcgtctgctgtgctgctg gtGACTCTGGGGAAGGTGTTGAAGGCGATAGTTGTGATGCGTTCGCTGTTCATTGACAGAACTATTGTTCGAGGATTCAATGAGAACGTTTACACCGAGGACGGGAAG ctGGACATCTGGAGCAAGTCTCAGTACCAGGTGTTCCAGAAG GTAACGGAccacgccaccaccgccctgCTGCACTACCAGCTCCCCCAGATGCCCGACGTGGTGGTACGATCCTTCATG ACCTGGTTGCGGAGCTACATAAAGTTGTTCCAGTCTCCCTGTCAGCGCTGTGGACGGTTCCTACAGGACGGCCTTCCTCCCACCTGGAGAGACTTCAGGACTCTGGAGGCGTTTCACGACACCTGCCGCATGTAG